The Nitrospira sp. sequence CGCGCCGACCAGGTCTCTCCCGACGACGTTCGCCTCGATGACAATCCTGCGGCTGGCATGTTCCCGGCTGATTTGCGCCGGTCCCTCGACAATTCGAATGTCGGCAAGTTCTCTCAGCGGGATGCGGGAGCCGTCCGGCGCCGTCACCCATAGCGCCGCGATCGATTCGACATCACCCCGACGATCATCCGGAAATCGCACCATGATGGGAAACCTCCACTGCCCTTCGAAGACTTCCCCGGCGCCGATCCCGGCACCGATAGCCTCGATGACTTCCGTGATATCGGCCACATTGATGCCGTGACGCGCAACCATGGATCGGTTGATGTCGAGTGTCAAATAGTACAAACCCGCGACTTGTTCCACTCGAAGGTCGGACATACCGGGGACCTGCCGCATCACTCGGGCGATCTCTTCTCCCTTGGTCCATAGAATGTCGAGGTCGTCGCCGAACAGTTTGACCGCGACCTGTGACCGGACTCCCGACACCAATTCATCCACACGCATCGAGATCGGCTGAGATAACCCGAATGCAATGCCGGGCATCTGACTCAGCCGGCTGCGGATTTGGGCTTCGATGGCACGCTTGCTACGGACTTTCCACTCGGATTCAGGCTTGAGCAAGACATACATGTCGCTGAGTTCCATCCCCATGGGATCCGTCCCCAATTCGTTCGCGCCGGTACGCGACACCACGGAACGCACCTCCGGAATATCCAGCAACAGACGTTCGACCTGTCCCGCTATCTTGAGTGATTCGTTGAGGCTGATGCTTGGCAGCCGTACCAGATTCACCACAATCGACCCTTCGTCCATAACGGGCACGAACTCTCGCCCGATATAAGGGATCAGCGCGAAGCCTCCTATCAAGACTCCGACCGCGGTCACAACCACAAGCCGCGTTCTGCGAATAGCCCACTCCAAGAACTGCCGATACAGTCTGCGCACCGTCGTCAACCCGCGTCCTCCATCTGCCGCCTTGCTCGGCCGCATGAGCAGAACGGCCAGTACCGGAACCACGGTCATGGAGAGGATGAGCGAACTCAGCAGGACGATCACCACGGTCAACGCCAGCGGCACGAACATCTTGCCTTCCAGACCTTGCAGGGTCAGGAGCGGGACAAAGGTCAGCGCGATGATCAACTCCCCGAATAGACTTGGTCGCCGCACTTCCAGCACGGCGCGCAACACCACGGGCAGCCGTTCTGACACGGTCGTCAGAGGAGCCCGGCCTTCTGATTGCTCACTCAAGTGACGCTCCACGTTTTCCACTTGCACGATCGCCGCATCGACGATCATCCCGAGCGAAATCGCTAGCCCGCCTAACGACATTAAATTGGCCGAAAGACCCGTGCGTTGCATAATCAGGAAGGTGGCCAACGCTGCCAGCGGCAACATGAAGGAGACCACGACTGCGCCGCGCACATTCCGGAGGAACACATAGAGGACCAAGACCACAACCGCGGCCCCCTCCAACAACGCGCGCTCGACCGTATCGAGGGCCCGAGTCACGAGCTCGATGCGATTATAGAACGACATCACCGTCACGCCGGCCGGCAATACACGATTGATCAGCACAACCTTGTCCTTGACCGCAGATACCACCTCTCGGCTGTTTCCTCCCCGCAGCATCACGGCGATGCCTTCGAGCACCTCCCCCTCTCCATCTCGCGTGACGCCTCCTAACCGGACGGCATGCCCTTGGCGAACTTGCGCCACGTCTCGGAGGTACACCGGCGTCCCCTTATGCGCCGCGACGACGATGCGTTCCAAATCCTCCGAGGATCGAGCCAGTCCTTGTCCGGTGACAATCAGCTTGTCGCCGCCCTTCTCGATATAACTCCCGCCGGCGTTCTGGTTGTTCTCCGTGACGGCCGTTTGAACTTGGCGCAGGGTGAGCCCCAGACTCGTCAGTCTGTTCGGATCCACCAGAACCTCGTACTGCTTCGCCAACCCGCCCAAGGTGTCGACATCCGCCAGCCCCGGCACCGACCGCAACATGGGCCGAACCACCCAGTCTTGAAGCGTGCGCAAGTCACGTAGATCGCGCGATGGCCCTTCCACGAGATACATGAACACTTCGCTGAGACCCGTACTTGCCGGTCCGAGCATCGGGTCAGCTCCTTTCGGGAGCTTGGATCGCGCCTGGAGTAGTCGTTCCAAAATGAGTTGCCGGGCGAAATAGATGTCGACCGCATCCTCGAATACGACCGTAACCACCGAGAGCCCGAAGCGCGAGACCGACCGCAACTCCGTCTTGCCTGGGAGGTTGGTCAATTCGATTTCGAGCGGAAAGGTCACGAGCCGCTCGATCTCCGGGGGGGCAAGCGCAGGAATACGGGTGATGACCTGGACTTGAACGGGCGTCACGTCCGGAAACGCATCGATGGGCAAACGGTTGAACGAGGCGACCCCTGCCACGATCAACGCCGCAACCGCAAGAAGCACGATCAGCCGCTGTTTCAGCGAGATTCGGATCAGCCGTTCCATCATAGCGGGCCTCCCATCGAGAGTTGCTCGCGGAGGGCCTCGGACTTCAAGGCATAGCTTCCCTGAGTCACCACCTCGTCGCCTTCCTTCACACCGCTCTTGACTTCGATATGATGTTGCGACGACTCTCCGACCTTTATTTCGCGCAATTCGAACCGGCGGGGGCCTTGCACGACAAACACCACTGTCCGGCTGCCGACCTGCTGGACGGCCGCATGGGGCAGGGCCAAGACCGACTGGTCCGGCGTGAGCAACGTCACGTCGGCGAACATTTCCGGACGCAGGCGTCGGTCAGGGTTGGCAATATCCGAGCGCGCCATGACTGTGCGAGTCGCCGGATCGACCATGGCGCCCACATAACTAATGGCGCCGCGAAAGACGGCATCGGGATAGGCCGCCACACGCACCTCCACGCCAAGTCCGGCCTGCAATCGCCCGGCCTGTTGTTCCGGAAAATCCGCGCGGACCCAGACCGTCGAGAGGTCCGCAACGGCGAACAGCATCTTATTGGGATCGACAACTTCTCCGACCGTCGCATTCCGTTCGACCACTTCACCGGAGAACGGTGCTCGCAGAAATACCTGCGCGACCTCGGCATGCGGCAATTTCTCAGTCCCCAGCCGTTCAATCTCCCGCTCCGTCATGCCAAGGAGATGCAGTTTCTCTTCGGCTTCGTAGAGATCGGCTTTGGCGTTTTCGGAGTCAGCCTCGCGCCGTTGATACTCACCGGCCCCGATGGCACCACGATCCAAGAGCGCGTGAGCCCGTTCGAGCGCCTTTTCCGTCACCCGCACCGCCGTCCTGGTCTTACGATACTCCAATTGCGCCTCTCCGAACGCCGGACTATCAAGCAGGAGCAGACGGTCGCCGGATTTGACTCGGTCGCCCAGATTGGCATAGACGGCCACGATCCGCCCTGGGACACGGGCACTGAGATGGGCAAGTTGATTCTCGTTGGGAAGAATCTTTCCCGCTTGTGCCTTCAAGGACGTCCGGACGGAATGGACTCCCACTCGCTCCGTCTGAAGATCTGTAAGCGTCGAACTCCCTTCCTGCAATTCGATCACACCGGACTGAGCCGATGGCTTGGCCGGTGAAGCAGCCGGCTTCACGGCTTCATCTTGTTTGGACTGACAAGCCGCTAGCGCGGTCGTCATCATCACGATCGCGACCAGGCGTCGCAGAACCTCGGATGAGAAGAGCCCCTGACTATGCGTCATGGCAATCCTCCTACCGCCTGTTCCAGCTTTGCCAATGCGAGAGAGTAAGAGGCTCTGGCCTGGGCAAACTCAAGGAGCGTCTGGCGGTGGACGCGCTGTGCATCGATCACTTCGAGCAGGCTCGCTACGCCGTTCCGAAAACTGAATTGCGCGATGCCGAGGGCCTCTTTCGCTTGATAGAGAAGCCCCTTTTCAAAGACCTGGATTTGCCGCTGAGCAGTCTGCATCTCCTGGAAAGATTGGGTCACTGCCTGTTCCAACTCATACTGGATTCGGGTACGTTCAGCTTGCGCACGATGGTGCATTCCCATGGCTGTACCGATTTCTCCTTGTCGCCGATACCAAATGGGGACGGGCACACTCAGTCCCGCCATGACGGATTCATCACCGGCTTCCCGATGGTACTGTCCGATCACCGACACGTTTGGCATGCGCGCCGCGCGTTCCTGCTCCAGCGCAAATTGGGCCTGCTCCACCGCTTTCTCCTGTCGGCGAAGCGTGGGATGGCGAGCCATGGCCTGCTCCATCAAGATGCGGAGATTGAGATCCGACCTCGGCACCTCAAACTCCCCTTGAACGACAAATTGCTCCCCGAGAGCCTTTCCGGAGATCTTGTTGAGATTTGCACGCGAAACCAGCAACGTGTTTTCCGCTCGCGCCAGATCCTTATCGGCCTTTTGCAGTTCCACCGTCGCTTTGACGAGCTCGAATTTCGGCGATTCCTTCGTCTCAACCCGGACCCGAATGAGCTCGACAAATTCCTCGACGGTCCTGAGATTCTCTTTGGCCAACTGCACATCTTGCTGGGCAAACAGCAATTGATAGAATGCGGCCTTGACCTCCGCCGAGACGGCCACTTTGGCCTCTTCTATTCCGGCGAGCGCGCCGGAGAGTCCTGCATCAGCGGCTCGTTGCCGAGCCATCCGCTTTCCCGGCCATTCCAGCGGCTGCTCGACCGTGATCGTCCGTTCCGCAATTGAGACGCCGGTACGCGGATCTCGAATCGAACCCCGGCCGGCCGCGCCGCTCACGGTAGGATTGAGATACGCACCGGCCGCGATCTGTCTGCCTTGACTTTCTTCCAGCGCCGCCGCTACCCCGGTCATCGCCGGGCTGTGCTTGAGCGCGAGGGTCAGGATTTCGGACAGTGAATAGGGCGTGGGACGGGAGTCGTCCGCTCTCGTGTGGCCACTCAAGGCGTAAAGGAGGCAATAGACGACGAACGCAATGGCGATCCTATGCAGAATCATAGCGAGTCTCCTCGATAGACACCTATTCCTGGTGGTTCCTCACAGTAGGATGCACCATCAGGTGTCTAGAACGGCACGATGTGGTGTGAACGAGTACGGGGCTTAGACGAAGAGACTGGGCGGCGCACGAGAGGAAATCGCATCAACAAAAGGCATCGGCGGCAAGACGATGCCGGGACTTTTCTGCATCCGGGCATACTGCGCTGCGCCGGGCGCTATGAAAGTCGAAGATCCGAGAACCGGCGCCCAAAACGGCTTGAGCGACTTTCGATCGGTTGAATCGCTCAGGAGCGACAAGCTGAACTCTGTATGCCTGTCGCCTACGTGCGAGAGCTGTGCAAACTGGCCGACACCTCCCTGTGCGGATTCTTCGATTCGATCGACTTGCCGGTGGCCGTCGTACTCGCAGTCGAGGTCCGGCGACCACGCCACGTGAACTGTCCCGCCGTGGTGATGCCCTTTTTCTCCATGCTGATGATCCGCTTCGGGATGAACATGGAACAAAGGCGCTGCAAGCATCCAAAGCGATGCCCAGACGAGAACAGCCACCCGACACCAAGAATATGCTCGACGCCTTGGTCGCATTTCAGATCAGCGTAGCACGAATCTTCAGGACCATCAATCGCATGCCCTCCCCGTTTCGCCCAACGCTTCAGCGGGTGTTACCTGTTGCAAGGGAGCACCGGCTAAAACCACATTCGTAACCCAACCACGAATCGGATCTGGCGCGGATCTCCTCCCTGTTGGCGCACCAGCGTGGCGGTTTCACCGAAGCTTCGGTCGAATGACATGCCGATGTAGGGAGCGAACTTACGACGAATTTCGTAGCGCAGGCGAACGCCGAATTCCAGATTGTTCAGCCCCGAACCGGTCGTAAATTCTTCGACCCGTTGGATAGCCAGGTTGGTTTGGAAACGACCTTGCAGGATAAGCCGTTGCGTAAGCAGAAAATCTTTGGTGTAGGAAAGGCGGGCCGAAACGCCGCCGCTCTGATCGATGAATAAAGCCGATTCCAACTCATAGTTATACGGCACCAGGCCTTGAATGCCGATCACTCCCAGTCCACGCGCGACATTGCCGCCACGGAACGATTGTGTTTCCATTCGGCCGCCGACTTGAATGTCGTAGTTTTTCCCGATGAAGTGTCCATAGAGCAGTTGGAAATCTACGTCGTAGTCCGCTTTGAATGCGGTATCCTGCTGTCCTTCACTCTTGAACCAGAGACGGTGGTAATCCCCGCCGTACCAACCTTCGACATCCCAGCGGTAATCACTGTTACTTCCGTTTCCGCCGGTGCTCGGGCGATATTCGAGGACGTCGACGAGGGTGAACAGTCGGCGTTCCCGATCGTTCACGGGGCTAGGCCAATCCTGTCGTAGTGCATAGATTGTCTGTGGCCGGCCTTGCTCCGGCAGAGGCTCGACGATTGGAGGGTGGCCTGAGGCGGTAGCCCTGTCATCTTGTGCGGTTTCCCCCAAGGCGATTGTCACGCTAAGCGCTGCACCCAACGTGCAGACCGCCAGCGTCACACAACAGTTCCGGAGAGGCAAATTCACCGGCGCATTCCCGCTTATGATGTAGCGACCTCGACGATGCGAAACATACCCGCTTCCATGTGCAGGAGGAGATGGCAGTGAAAGGCCCACGGCCCAGGGGCATCGGCGCTGATCAGGACGGACAGCCGTTCAGCTGGTTTGACGACCACCGTATGCTTTCTTGGCAGATATGCGCCTGAACCATTTTCCAGGTGCATCCACATTCCGTGCATGTGGAGCGGATGCTCCATCATCGTGTCGTTGACAAACGTGAGCCGAAGGCGCTCGCCGGAGCGCACACGAATCGGCTCCGGCGCATCCGAAAACTTTTTGCCGTCGAACGACCACATGTAACGTTGCATATGGGCGGTAAGATGGATCTCGATCTCCCGTTCCGGCGCTCGTTGATCTTGATAGGGAACGAGGCTTTTCAAGTCAGTGTAGAGCAATACACGCCTGGAGTTCTGATCCAACCCTCTGCCCGGTTCGTGCATACGATTGTGGGAATACTCCGCGACTGTTTGATTGCCGGTGCCATGATGGTCAGGACCGTGCTTGACCGGCGTAGTGCCAGGGATAGGAGAACTGCGCGGGAAAATCATCTCCTCACTCGGCATCGTATGTCTTGCTTCTCCGTGCGTCTTGCCATGATCCGTTACGCTTTCATGGGACGGCGTGGTATTCGAGTCTTCCATGGTGTGGCCGGTGCCATGGTCCGTCATCCCCATATCTTCCATAGTTCGAAGCGGACGGGCCCGCCGCTCAGGAATCTCTCCCTCCATGCCGGTCCTGGGAGCGAGGGTTCCACGAGCGTACCCGCTCCGGTCCATGGTTTCGGCAAAGATTGTATATGCGCGATCCTCATTGGACTGGACGATGACGTCATACGTTTCTGCGGGCCCAAAGCGAAACTCCTCGACTCTGACCGGCTGGACATTCTGGCCATCGGCCTGTACCACCGTCATGGTCAATCCAGGGATGCGCACATCATAAAACGTCATTGCGGCAGCATTGATGAAGCGCAACCGCACCCGCTCTCCCGGTCGAACAATTCCGGTCCAGTTACCGGCAGGCGGCAGACCGTTCATCAGGAACGTGAAGGCGGATCCCGTCACATCGGCAAAGTCGGTTGGATCCATCCGCATCTGGTCCCACATCAGATAGCTCTGCATGGCCGGCCACAGTCCCCAGCGCGCTGCGTCTGAGAGAAATTCCCGACCGTCACGTTTCTGGAAGTTGTAGTAGCCCGATAATTTCTTGAGGTTATTGAATATGACTTCGGATGATTCAAAGCTCCACTCCGAGAGCATCACGACATGCTCCCGGTCATACTGAAACGGTTCCGGTTCGATGGGGTCTAGAATCAGCGGTGCGTACATGCCTTGCAGCTCTTGGCCACCGGAGTGGCTGTGATACCAGTAGGTGCCGCTTTGTTTGACGGGAAACTGATAGGTGAAGGTCGTTCCTGATTCAATGCCGCCGAAGCTGACACCCGGCACTCCGTCCATGTGAGAGGGCAACAATAATCCATGCCAGTGAATCGAGGAAGTTTCCTTCAACTGATTCCTGACGCGCAGTGTCACCTCTTGCCCTTCTTTCAAACGGATGAGCGGACCAGGGATCGTCCCGTTGATCGTCATCGCCACGCCGGTCCTCCCCTCCAGCGTAACGACTGTCTCACTAATAGTGAGGTCGATGACGGATCCGCTCAGTATTGAGGCTTGTGCACCTCGCTGGGTCATACGGACGGGCGGGGCAGAAGCACACCCGGGGATCAACCGTAGCATTGCGACCGATAGCCCAAACTCCCCCAGACGCTTCAACAGGAAGCGTCTCGAAATCAGTTCATCACTCATCGCCGCAATCCAGGAGAGCACTGCACGTAGGATAATGCTATAAGGCCAGCTTACGCAGACGGAGCGCGTTCGCGATGACCGACACGGAACTGAACGTCATTGCGGCGCTGGCGATCATTGGGCTCAAGAGAACCCCAACGAACGGATAGAGTATGCCGGCGGCTACGGGAACACCGAGCATATTGTAGATGAACGCAAAGAAGAGATTTTGCCGGATGTTCTTCATCGTCCCGCGGCTCAACCGCCGCGCGCGTGCGATGGCTCGGAGATCTCCCTTGACCAGCGTCACCCCCGCGCTTTCCATTGCAACGTCAGCTCCCGTCCCCATGGCGATGCCGACCTGCGCCTGTGCCAAGGCCGGCGCATCGTTGATCCCGTCGCCTGCCATGGCCACGACGTGACCTTCTGATTGGAGCCGCTTGATGACCGCCGCCTTTTGCTCGGGCAAGACTTCGGCCTGCACCTCGTCGATCTGGAGCCGACGCGCCACCGCCTCGGCGGTTGTTCGGTTGTCGCCGGTCAGCATCACGAGCCGCAGCCCTTCGCGATGCAACAAAGCGATCGCCTCCGGTGTGGATGACTTGACTGGATCAGCCACGCCCAACAACCCGGCCGGTTTCCCGTCGATTGCGGCGAACATCACCGTCTGGCCCTCCCGCCTGAGCGGTTCAGCCTGGGCCAATAGCGACTCAGTCTCAACGTTCAATTCGTTGAGAAACGGCACCGTGCCCACGGCGACCCTATGATCCTCTACCGTACCCCTAACTCCTTTTCCGGTAACTGAACGAAAATCCTGCGCCTTGGCCGGAACAACACCCTTCTCCCGAGCACCGGACACGATGGCTGCCGCCAAGGGGTGCTCACTGCTCTGCTCCAAACCGGCCGCGAGCCGAAGAAGATCGGCCTCAGTGAAGCCAGGCGCCGGAGTAACGGTCAATAAGCGCGGTTTGCCTTCCGTCAACGTGCCGGTCTTATCCACGACCAGCACGTCCACCTTCGCCAAGGTTTCCAGTGCCTCGGCGTTACGGATCAGCACACCGGCCGTTGCGCCGCGGCCTGTTCCCACCATGATCGACATGGGCGTCGCGAGTCCCAAGGCACAGGGGCAGGCGATGATCAAGACCGCGACCGCGTTGAGCAGGGCATACGCCATCCGCGGTTCTGGACCATAGATGGCCCAGATGACAAACGTGATAGCGGCGACCAAAATCACAATCGGCACGAAATACGCCGCCACGACATCGGCCAACCGTTGAATCGGAGCCCGCGTGCGCTGCGCCTCGCTGACCATACGGACGATTTGCGACAGCAGTGTCTCCCGACCGATTCGCTCTGCGCGCATCACGAAGCTGCCCGTTCCATTGACCGTCGCCCCGACGACTTTGTGGCCGGGCTGCTTCTCCACGGGAAGCGACTCGCCGGTGACCATGGATTCGTCGACGGCGCTGGTCCCTTCTATGACCACGCCATCCACGGGAATTTTTTCACCCGGCCGGACTCGTAACCGATCACCGATCTGCACGTGCTCCAAGGGAATATCGTCTTCACGGCTATCGGAGCGAACTACTCGAGCCGTTTTCGGCGCAAGCCCCAACAGCGCCTTGAGCGCACTGCTGGTCCGGCTGCGGGCGCGTAGCTCCAACACCTGCCCCAATAGAACCAGGGCTATGATGGCGACCGCCGGCTCGAAATAGACGGCAAGCTCACCACCATGGACGCGGAATGAGTCGGGGAACAGTCCAGGCACCAGCGTGGCGGCAACGCTGTACACATAGGCGGCGCCGGTGCCGAGACCGATCAGCGTAAACATGTTGAGATGGCGATTGACGATCGAGGCCCATGCGCGCTCGAACAACGGCCAACCGGTCCAGAGCACAACCGGAGTGGCCAGCACGAACTGGAACCAGACCAAGGCCCTACTCGAAGCAAGTTGCTGCAACAGATGGCCCGGCAACATGTCGGAAATCATCAGCGCGAGAATGGGTGAGCCCAGGATCACGCTCTGCCAAAACCGGCGGGTCATGTCGACCAGCTCAGGATTCACTTCCTCTGCGACTACCGTGCGCGGCTCCAGCGCCATCCCGCAGATCGGACAGCTGCCGGGCTCGGCTTGCACAATCTCCGGATGCATTGGGCACGTGTATTCAGTTCGAGTCGACTCCGCGGTCACGTCGGCCGGCTCCAGGGCCATCCCGCAGATGGGACAGGCACCTGGCTTGGTTTCCAAAACCTCGGGGTCCATTGGACAGACGTACTTGACGCCGGCCTGGGCCTTAATGGGCACCGGCTTGGAAATTCGCTGTTCGGGCGGAGTCAGATAATACTCGGGATCTGTGCGGAACTTCTCGAGACACCTCGAGGCGCAGAAGTAGTACTTCTTGCCGTGATACTCATACGAACCTGCCGCCGTAGACGGCTGAACCGTCATCCCACACACGGGATCGATTTCACCCTGCGGAGCCTGACTCATCATGGGAAGCGATTTCCGCGGAGTAGGCATCGTGATCAGATTCAGCGGTTTTTTGCTGAGCGCTGCTTCGGGATCTGCACGGAATCGTTCCAAGCAAGACACGGCACAGAAATAATAGGTCGTCCCCTTATACTCATAGCGGCCCGCGGCTGTGGCCGGATCGACCCTCATGCCGCAGATCGGATCGATCTCAACCGTCGCGCGATCGTGCCCAGGCGCATGGGGTCTTAAGATATGCTCGCTCATGCGATTACCGTCTGCATGCGTGGTTCCACAACAGCCGCTCGATGGTCCAATCATGTGTCCGACTCCTTTCATCTTATCCGGTATGGTCCCGTAATGTCCCGTTCAGAATGATAGACGGAAGCGGCAGCGAAATATTACAGAGCGACTGACGGGCAGGAAGAACGTATCGAAAAAGCTTGGGAAATCAGATGAAAGATAGGCAAACAGACCAGATGATTATCCGCACGTGCAGTTGAGACAACCATGTCTGCTACAGATGCCGCAAGCGTCCTCGAGAGACGTACGCAGCGCTTGGCGTGCTCTGTGCAAACGAACCGTGAGATTGTTCCGTGATATTTTTAACTCCTTTGCGACACGTGCCGGCGATTCGCCATCGAGATCGATGCGTTCGATCAGCTCTGCGTAGTTCCCACGAAGACTCGAAAGGAGACCGTGAAGACAGGCACAAGCGGTTGCCTTGACTTCATCCGGTGGCGGCTCCTGATGAGTGCCCAGAACGATCGATTCCTGCTGTAGGGCCTGGTTACGACGAACCTCAGCTCCCTGGGCACGATAATAGTCGATGATGGTATGGCGAAGGATGCGGTAGAACCAGGCCAGCGCACTGTCCTCGTTGTGCAATGAGCGGGAATGCTCGACGGCTCGGATGAGGCTTTGCTGGAGGATATCGTCCGCGATACCTTGATCGCCGACTCGCCGCCGGACAAACTGCTTGAAAGCCGACTCGTGCTCAAGCAGTCGTTCAATGACTCCGCTCTTTCTTGCCTCATCCATCACAATCACAATATCATCACCACATCACTTCTTCGAGTCCGCTTCGAGAATGCTGCGGATGATGGTGACGACATTCTCGGGAACCATGTTGGCGCCATCAACTTTGATATTCCCATCCAGCAGGAGCGACGGCGTAGACGACACCTTGATCCGTTCGCCCCATCGGCGCCCATCCTCGAACAGCTTGGCCGGCTTTCCGCTTTCCATCCCGGC is a genomic window containing:
- a CDS encoding efflux RND transporter permease subunit, coding for MMERLIRISLKQRLIVLLAVAALIVAGVASFNRLPIDAFPDVTPVQVQVITRIPALAPPEIERLVTFPLEIELTNLPGKTELRSVSRFGLSVVTVVFEDAVDIYFARQLILERLLQARSKLPKGADPMLGPASTGLSEVFMYLVEGPSRDLRDLRTLQDWVVRPMLRSVPGLADVDTLGGLAKQYEVLVDPNRLTSLGLTLRQVQTAVTENNQNAGGSYIEKGGDKLIVTGQGLARSSEDLERIVVAAHKGTPVYLRDVAQVRQGHAVRLGGVTRDGEGEVLEGIAVMLRGGNSREVVSAVKDKVVLINRVLPAGVTVMSFYNRIELVTRALDTVERALLEGAAVVVLVLYVFLRNVRGAVVVSFMLPLAALATFLIMQRTGLSANLMSLGGLAISLGMIVDAAIVQVENVERHLSEQSEGRAPLTTVSERLPVVLRAVLEVRRPSLFGELIIALTFVPLLTLQGLEGKMFVPLALTVVIVLLSSLILSMTVVPVLAVLLMRPSKAADGGRGLTTVRRLYRQFLEWAIRRTRLVVVTAVGVLIGGFALIPYIGREFVPVMDEGSIVVNLVRLPSISLNESLKIAGQVERLLLDIPEVRSVVSRTGANELGTDPMGMELSDMYVLLKPESEWKVRSKRAIEAQIRSRLSQMPGIAFGLSQPISMRVDELVSGVRSQVAVKLFGDDLDILWTKGEEIARVMRQVPGMSDLRVEQVAGLYYLTLDINRSMVARHGINVADITEVIEAIGAGIGAGEVFEGQWRFPIMVRFPDDRRGDVESIAALWVTAPDGSRIPLRELADIRIVEGPAQISREHASRRIVIEANVVGRDLVGAVQEAQSAVSELVQLPPGYYVTWGGQFQNQQSAMARLTIVVPLVIGLIFILLFFTFGNLRQAALILLAIPFAMVGGLAALLIGGLYLSVPASVGFIALFGVAVLNGMVKIAYINQLRQQGMSLDEAVLTGMVLRLRPVLMTAFVAALGLTPLLLVTGPGSEIQRPLATVVIGGLISSTALTLVMLPVLYRWMEQKVVQRRETQSSTLAPGPRDCLTS
- a CDS encoding efflux RND transporter periplasmic adaptor subunit — protein: MTHSQGLFSSEVLRRLVAIVMMTTALAACQSKQDEAVKPAASPAKPSAQSGVIELQEGSSTLTDLQTERVGVHSVRTSLKAQAGKILPNENQLAHLSARVPGRIVAVYANLGDRVKSGDRLLLLDSPAFGEAQLEYRKTRTAVRVTEKALERAHALLDRGAIGAGEYQRREADSENAKADLYEAEEKLHLLGMTEREIERLGTEKLPHAEVAQVFLRAPFSGEVVERNATVGEVVDPNKMLFAVADLSTVWVRADFPEQQAGRLQAGLGVEVRVAAYPDAVFRGAISYVGAMVDPATRTVMARSDIANPDRRLRPEMFADVTLLTPDQSVLALPHAAVQQVGSRTVVFVVQGPRRFELREIKVGESSQHHIEVKSGVKEGDEVVTQGSYALKSEALREQLSMGGPL
- a CDS encoding TolC family protein, which translates into the protein MILHRIAIAFVVYCLLYALSGHTRADDSRPTPYSLSEILTLALKHSPAMTGVAAALEESQGRQIAAGAYLNPTVSGAAGRGSIRDPRTGVSIAERTITVEQPLEWPGKRMARQRAADAGLSGALAGIEEAKVAVSAEVKAAFYQLLFAQQDVQLAKENLRTVEEFVELIRVRVETKESPKFELVKATVELQKADKDLARAENTLLVSRANLNKISGKALGEQFVVQGEFEVPRSDLNLRILMEQAMARHPTLRRQEKAVEQAQFALEQERAARMPNVSVIGQYHREAGDESVMAGLSVPVPIWYRRQGEIGTAMGMHHRAQAERTRIQYELEQAVTQSFQEMQTAQRQIQVFEKGLLYQAKEALGIAQFSFRNGVASLLEVIDAQRVHRQTLLEFAQARASYSLALAKLEQAVGGLP
- a CDS encoding copper resistance protein B, with protein sequence MTIALGETAQDDRATASGHPPIVEPLPEQGRPQTIYALRQDWPSPVNDRERRLFTLVDVLEYRPSTGGNGSNSDYRWDVEGWYGGDYHRLWFKSEGQQDTAFKADYDVDFQLLYGHFIGKNYDIQVGGRMETQSFRGGNVARGLGVIGIQGLVPYNYELESALFIDQSGGVSARLSYTKDFLLTQRLILQGRFQTNLAIQRVEEFTTGSGLNNLEFGVRLRYEIRRKFAPYIGMSFDRSFGETATLVRQQGGDPRQIRFVVGLRMWF
- a CDS encoding copper resistance system multicopper oxidase is translated as MSDELISRRFLLKRLGEFGLSVAMLRLIPGCASAPPVRMTQRGAQASILSGSVIDLTISETVVTLEGRTGVAMTINGTIPGPLIRLKEGQEVTLRVRNQLKETSSIHWHGLLLPSHMDGVPGVSFGGIESGTTFTYQFPVKQSGTYWYHSHSGGQELQGMYAPLILDPIEPEPFQYDREHVVMLSEWSFESSEVIFNNLKKLSGYYNFQKRDGREFLSDAARWGLWPAMQSYLMWDQMRMDPTDFADVTGSAFTFLMNGLPPAGNWTGIVRPGERVRLRFINAAAMTFYDVRIPGLTMTVVQADGQNVQPVRVEEFRFGPAETYDVIVQSNEDRAYTIFAETMDRSGYARGTLAPRTGMEGEIPERRARPLRTMEDMGMTDHGTGHTMEDSNTTPSHESVTDHGKTHGEARHTMPSEEMIFPRSSPIPGTTPVKHGPDHHGTGNQTVAEYSHNRMHEPGRGLDQNSRRVLLYTDLKSLVPYQDQRAPEREIEIHLTAHMQRYMWSFDGKKFSDAPEPIRVRSGERLRLTFVNDTMMEHPLHMHGMWMHLENGSGAYLPRKHTVVVKPAERLSVLISADAPGPWAFHCHLLLHMEAGMFRIVEVATS
- the cadA gene encoding cadmium-translocating P-type ATPase, producing the protein MSEHILRPHAPGHDRATVEIDPICGMRVDPATAAGRYEYKGTTYYFCAVSCLERFRADPEAALSKKPLNLITMPTPRKSLPMMSQAPQGEIDPVCGMTVQPSTAAGSYEYHGKKYYFCASRCLEKFRTDPEYYLTPPEQRISKPVPIKAQAGVKYVCPMDPEVLETKPGACPICGMALEPADVTAESTRTEYTCPMHPEIVQAEPGSCPICGMALEPRTVVAEEVNPELVDMTRRFWQSVILGSPILALMISDMLPGHLLQQLASSRALVWFQFVLATPVVLWTGWPLFERAWASIVNRHLNMFTLIGLGTGAAYVYSVAATLVPGLFPDSFRVHGGELAVYFEPAVAIIALVLLGQVLELRARSRTSSALKALLGLAPKTARVVRSDSREDDIPLEHVQIGDRLRVRPGEKIPVDGVVIEGTSAVDESMVTGESLPVEKQPGHKVVGATVNGTGSFVMRAERIGRETLLSQIVRMVSEAQRTRAPIQRLADVVAAYFVPIVILVAAITFVIWAIYGPEPRMAYALLNAVAVLIIACPCALGLATPMSIMVGTGRGATAGVLIRNAEALETLAKVDVLVVDKTGTLTEGKPRLLTVTPAPGFTEADLLRLAAGLEQSSEHPLAAAIVSGAREKGVVPAKAQDFRSVTGKGVRGTVEDHRVAVGTVPFLNELNVETESLLAQAEPLRREGQTVMFAAIDGKPAGLLGVADPVKSSTPEAIALLHREGLRLVMLTGDNRTTAEAVARRLQIDEVQAEVLPEQKAAVIKRLQSEGHVVAMAGDGINDAPALAQAQVGIAMGTGADVAMESAGVTLVKGDLRAIARARRLSRGTMKNIRQNLFFAFIYNMLGVPVAAGILYPFVGVLLSPMIASAAMTFSSVSVIANALRLRKLAL